One window from the genome of Kaistella carnis encodes:
- a CDS encoding alpha-amylase family glycosyl hydrolase codes for MHHPDFDPYQPQKYVQIKNPDWLKNATLYEINVRQFSKEGTFKAVEKELPRLRKMGIDIIWLMPIHPIGIVNRKGSLGSFYSVKDYLGVNPEFGTEEDFRHLVETVHAQGMRLILDWVANHSSWDNSLVTKHPEWYKKSQDGNFQSLPWRDYDDIIDFDYTHPDLREYMTEALKFWVKEYDIDGYRCDVASFVPIDFWENVRAELETIKPVFMLAEAEDKELHRKAFDATYNWTLWNILHQIAIYGKSAKTLSEAYLAEHVSIFPKEGIRLNFIDNHDKNSWEGTPDLNFGVVLQAATIFTLLMDGMPLIYNGRESGLDRSLSFFEKDPIHWKDHDNEALFTRLFDLKHKNEALWNGNCGGEMIRIFNDKMNQIVAFSREKNGDKVLAFFNLSKDVADVHFDTKAEKRIYENLFTGNTENITENLHLILAPWEFLVLHSSKEERF; via the coding sequence ATGCATCATCCTGACTTCGATCCCTACCAACCACAAAAATACGTACAGATTAAAAATCCGGATTGGCTTAAAAATGCTACCCTATATGAAATTAATGTGCGTCAGTTCTCCAAAGAGGGAACTTTTAAGGCTGTCGAAAAAGAACTTCCACGTCTGCGAAAAATGGGAATCGATATTATTTGGCTTATGCCTATTCATCCTATTGGAATTGTTAATCGGAAAGGATCTTTGGGCAGTTTTTATTCTGTAAAAGATTATCTGGGAGTAAATCCGGAATTTGGAACTGAAGAAGATTTTCGCCATTTGGTGGAAACCGTTCATGCGCAGGGCATGCGTCTGATTTTGGATTGGGTGGCGAATCACAGCAGCTGGGACAATTCTTTGGTGACGAAGCACCCAGAGTGGTATAAAAAGTCCCAAGACGGAAACTTTCAGTCGTTGCCGTGGCGGGACTATGATGATATTATCGATTTTGATTACACCCATCCCGACTTGCGAGAATATATGACCGAAGCGCTCAAGTTTTGGGTAAAAGAATATGATATTGATGGATATCGGTGCGATGTGGCCAGTTTTGTTCCGATTGACTTTTGGGAAAATGTTCGAGCTGAACTGGAAACCATCAAGCCCGTTTTTATGCTGGCAGAGGCAGAAGACAAAGAACTTCACCGCAAAGCTTTTGATGCCACGTACAACTGGACTTTATGGAATATTCTGCATCAGATCGCTATCTATGGTAAAAGCGCAAAAACACTAAGTGAAGCCTATCTTGCAGAGCATGTTTCTATTTTTCCGAAGGAAGGGATTCGTCTTAATTTTATTGACAATCACGACAAAAATTCCTGGGAGGGGACGCCGGATCTTAATTTTGGTGTGGTACTTCAGGCGGCAACTATTTTTACGCTGCTTATGGATGGGATGCCCCTGATTTACAATGGACGGGAAAGCGGTCTGGATCGTTCTCTAAGTTTTTTTGAAAAAGATCCTATACATTGGAAGGATCATGATAATGAAGCACTCTTCACGCGTCTTTTCGATTTAAAGCATAAGAATGAAGCGCTGTGGAACGGTAACTGTGGCGGGGAGATGATTCGTATCTTTAACGATAAAATGAATCAGATCGTGGCTTTTTCGCGCGAAAAAAACGGCGATAAGGTTTTGGCTTTTTTTAATTTGAGCAAAGACGTGGCGGACGTTCACTTCGACACGAAAGCGGAGAAGAGAATCTACGAGAACCTTTTTACAGGAAATACAGAAAATATTACGGAAAACTTACATCTGATCCTTGCGCCTTGGGAATTTCTGGTTCTTCATTCCTCAAAAGAGGAGCGTTTTTAA